A genomic region of Macaca thibetana thibetana isolate TM-01 chromosome 14, ASM2454274v1, whole genome shotgun sequence contains the following coding sequences:
- the TMPRSS5 gene encoding transmembrane protease serine 5, which produces MTGWGQWRAIILHFLDPPWGQPHMIDVSQVVCWRSMRRGCAVLGALGLLAGVGVGSWLLVLYLCPAASQPISGTLQDEEITLSCSEAGGEEALLPALPQTVSFRINSEDFLLEVQVRDRPRWLLVCHEGWSPALGLQVCWSLGYLRLTHHKGVNLTDIKLNSSQEFAQLSPRLEGFLEEVWQPRNNCTSGQVVSLRCSECGARPLASRIVGGQAVAPERWPWQASVALGFRHTCGGSVLAPHWVVTAAHCMHSFRLSRLSSWRVHAGLVSHSAVRPHQGAVVERIIPHPLYSAQNHDYDVALLRLRTPLNFSDTVGAVCLPAKEQHFPKGSQCWVSGWGHTDSSHTYSSDMLQDTVVPLLSTQLCNSSCVYSGALTPRMLCAGYLDGRADACQGDSGGPLVCPDGDTWRLVGVVSWGLGCAEPNHPGVYAKVAEFLDWIHDTVQDSLL; this is translated from the exons ATGACAGGGTGGGGACAGTGGAGGGCAATCATCCTGCATTTCCTGGATCCTCCTTGGGGTCAGCCCCACATGATTGATG TTTCTCAGGTGGTGTGCTGGCGCTCCATGCGACGAGGCTGTGCAGTGCTGGGAGCCCTGGGGCTGCTGGCCGGTGTGGGTGTCGGCTCCTGGCTCCTAG TGCTGTACCTGTGTCCTGCGGCCTCTCAGCCCATTTCTGGAACCTTGCAGGATGAGGAGATAACTTTGAGCTGCTCCGAGGCTGGTGGTGAGGAAGCTCTGCTCCCTGCACTTCCCCAAACAG TATCTTTCAGAATAAACAGCGAAGACTTCTTGCTGGAAGTGCAAGTGAGGGATCGGCCACGCTGGCTCCTGGTCTGCCATGAGGGCTGGAGCCCCGCCCTGGGGCTACAGGTCTGCTGGAGTCTTGGGTATCTCAG ACTCACTCACCACAAGGGAGTAAACCTCACTGACATCAAACTCAACAGCTCCCAGGAGTTTGCTCAGCTCTCTCCTAGactggaaggcttcctggaggaggtgtggCAGCCCAG GAACAACTGCACTTCTGGTCAAGTTGTTTCCCTCAGATGCTCTG AGTGTGGAGCGAGGCCCCTGGCTTCCCGGATAGTCGGCGGGCAGGCTGTGGCTCCTGAGCGGTGGCCGTGGCAGGCCAGTGTGGCCCTGGGCTTCCGGCACACATGTGGGGGCTCTGTGCTGGCGCCACACTGGGTGGTGACTGCTGCACACTGTATGCACAG TTTCAGGCTGTCCCGCCTGTCCAGCTGGCGGGTGCATGCGGGGCTGGTCAGCCACAGTGCCGTCAGGCCCCACCAGGGGGCTGTGGTGGAGAGGATTATCCCACACCCCCTCTACAGCGCCCAGAATCATGACTACGACGTCGCCCTCCTGCGGCTCCGGACCCCTCTCAACTTCTCAG ACACCGTGGGTGCTGTGTGCCTGCCGGCCAAGGAGCAGCATTTTCCGAAGGGCTCGCAGTGCTGGGTGTCTGGCTGGGGCCACACCGACTCCAGCCATA CTTACAGCTCGGACATGCTCCAGGACACGGTGGTGCCCCTGCTCAGCACTCAGCTCTGCAACAGCTCCTGCGTGTACAGCGGAGCCCTCACCCCCCGCATGCTTTGTGCTGGCTACCTGGACGGAAGAGCTGATGCATGCCAG GGAGATAGCGGGGGCCCCCTGGTGTGCCCAGATGGGGACACTTGGCGCCTGGTGGGGGTGGTCAGCTGGGGGCTTGGCTGCGCAGAGCCCAA